A part of Antennarius striatus isolate MH-2024 chromosome 21, ASM4005453v1, whole genome shotgun sequence genomic DNA contains:
- the arl4d gene encoding ADP-ribosylation factor-like protein 4D, with protein sequence MGNQLTDMAPNKPSFLPNFQCLHVVVVGLDSAGKTSLLYRLKLKEFVKTIPTKGFNTEKIKVAVATSRTVNFQVWDVGGQEKLRPLWKSYTRRTDGMVFVVDSTELERMEEAKVELHKITRTSENQGVPVLILANKQDLDSASSITEVEKLLSVRELSVHTLHHVQSCSAVDGQGLQAGLEKLYEMILKRKKMMKHNRNRKR encoded by the coding sequence ATGGGGAACCAGCTGACTGATATGGCTCCGAACAAGCCATCCTTCCTGCCAAACTTCCAGTGTCTCCATGTGGTGGTCGTCGGGCTCGACTCGGCCGGCAAAACCTCTCTGCTCTACCGGCTCAAACTGAAGGAGTTTGTGAAAACCATTCCCACCAAGGGCTTCAACACGGAGAAGATCAAGGTGGCCGTGGCCACGTCCCGGACCGTAAACTTCCAGGTGTGGGACGTGGGCGGTCAGGAGAAGTTGCGACCCCTGTGGAAGTCCTACACCCGGCGGACAGACGGGATGGTGTTTGTGGTGGACTCCACTGAgctggagaggatggaggaggccAAAGTGGAGCTCCATAAGATCACCCGCACATCTGAGAACCAGGGGGTCCCCGTGCTCATCCTGGCCAACAAGCAGGACCTGGATTCAGCCTCGTCCATCACGGAGGTGGAGAAACTGCTTTCGGTGCGTGAACTGAGCGTGCACACTCTGCATCACGTGCAAAGCTGCAGCGCCGTGGATGGGCAGGGCCTCCAGGCGGGGCTGGAGAAACTTTACGAGATGAtcctgaagaggaagaagatgatgaagcacaacaggaacaggaagcgaTGA
- the tmem106a gene encoding transmembrane protein 106A: MVVPRKNNKSSDGPDLTKGMEKVKSLRFFPPYGSMNESSTSDSCPTCRGIGRIPRGHEDQLVAVIPCNDVRLNPRRTKLYVCVSMVVCLLLCCLILFFLFPRSVTLTPVSVLSVMIYFAPEQFTVEIQVTNLINVTNTNFVPVHIEEFNVQSLISGAVVGKTKICNLTAIATRSKKSYTFTNDMLVTDRGLYSYCRSESINIHTLFLELQMTMNISYFSHTEQLSLDTFEYIDCGKNSTIPHPMA; the protein is encoded by the exons ATGGTTGTAccgagaaaaaacaacaaaagcagTGACGGACCTGATCTGACAAAGGGGATGGAGAAGGTGAAATCACTGAGGTTCTTCCCTCCATATGGTTCGATGAATGAAAGCTCGACAAGCGACTCCTGCCCCACATGTCGTGGAATCGGACGGATCCCCAGAG GACACGAAGACCAGCTTGTTGCTGTAATACCATGTAATGATGTAAGGCTGAACCCCAGACGCAC gaagctgtatgtgtgtgtctccatggtGGTGTGTCTTCTTCTTTGCTGTCtgatcctcttcttcctcttcccccgGAGCGTCACCCTGACTCCTGTGTCTGTGCTGTCAGTCATGATCTACTTCGCCCCAGAACAGTTCACAGTTGAAATACAAGTCACT AACCTCATCAACGTCACCAACACCAACTTTGTTCCAGTTCACATTGAAGAGTTTAACGTTCAGAGTTTAATCTCTGGCGCGGTCGTTGGAAAGACTAAGATATGTAATTTGACTGCCATCGCAACCAGGTCTAAGAAATCG TACACCTTTACAAATGACATGCTCGTCACAGATAGAGGCTTGTA CTCTTACTGCAGATCGGAATCGATCAATATTCACACCTTATTTCTGGAGCTGCA AATGACTATGAATATTTCGTATTTCTCTCACACAGAGCAGTTGTCTCTGGATACCTTTGAATATATTGACTGTGGCAAGAATTCAACAATCCCACATCCTATGGCATGA